The Silurus meridionalis isolate SWU-2019-XX chromosome 16, ASM1480568v1, whole genome shotgun sequence genome has a segment encoding these proteins:
- the irx7 gene encoding iroquois homeobox 7, with protein MPASPSGFGHYFVDRNVSMPAGYQMLGCGPGVQQQHPHPPPHLAAMAGIPLPFSGIPGYTFIPFPHAGHVSHMGSSYDMKAASPYHQALLSRGGAYFSPYRPVVADEPGRVAKVASRESTGALKAWLSEHLKNPYPTKGEKIMLAIVTKMSLTQVSTWFANARRRLKKENRVSWASKAKSDEDDESEVEEEEDVSSQKDRCSDDEVDIDSQVVDVDADAEEELCAGESASPRQAEERLTEGLETPNVGDTSGSVEVTTGNSEAGCESARKECKENANGQKPKIWSLAETATSETPVKKSNEHCQDFSKLWANWASRSSYFPANYPAHFLPQSQLNC; from the exons ATGCCTGCTTCTCCAAGCGGATTTGGTCACTACTTTGTGGACAGGAACGTCTCCATGCCTGCTGGATATCAGATGCTAGGATGTGGGCCAGGGGTGCAACAGCAACATCCTCATCCACCTCCCCATCTTGCTGCCATGGCTGGGATTCCTCTGCCTTTTTCAGGAATACCGGGATACACGTTTATTCCGTTCCCACATGCTGGACACGTGTCACATATG GGAAGCTCCTATGACATGAAAGCGGCTTCCCCCTATCACCAGGCTCTGCTGAGCCGCGGCGGGGCGTACTTCTCTCCGTACAGACCCGTGGTGGCGGACGAACCCGGACGCGTCGCTAAAGTGGCGAGTCGGGAGAGCACGGGTGCGCTGAAAGCCTGGCTCAGCGAGCATCTGAAGAACCCGTACCCCACCAAGGGCGAGAAGATCATGCTGGCCATCGTCACCAAGATGAGCCTGACTCAGGTGTCCACCTGGTTCGCCAACGCGCGCCGACGCCTCAAGAAAGAGAACCGCGTCAGCTGGGCGTCCAAAGCCAAGAGCGACGAGGACGATGAAAGCGaggtggaggaagaggaagatgtcTCCTCGCAGAAAGACAGGTGCTCGGATGATGAGGTCGACATCGACTCTCAGGTTGTTGATGTCGATGCTGATGCTGAGGAGGAGCTGTGCGCAGGAGAAAGCGCGTCCCCGCGCCAGGCTGAGGAACGCCTCACGGAGGGACTCGAAACACCCAATGTGGGTGACACTTCCGGCTCGGTTGAGGTTACGACCGGAAACAGCGAGGCTGGCTGTGAATCTGCGAGGAAGGAGTGTAAAGAAAATGCTAATGGACAGAAACCGAAAATCTGGTCTCTAGCAGAAACGGCCACTTCTGAAACTCCAGTGAAGAAGAGCAATGAGCATTGTCAAGACTTTAGCAAATTATGGGCAAACTGGGCGTCCAGGAGCAGCTACTTCCCTGCAAACTACCCTGCACACTTCCTTCCACAAAGTCAGTTAAACTGTTAA